In the Nicotiana tabacum cultivar K326 chromosome 16, ASM71507v2, whole genome shotgun sequence genome, one interval contains:
- the LOC107831432 gene encoding uncharacterized protein LOC107831432 yields the protein MPVSGNEEPGVLSRQPSNSSSGIPIKKRWYSMVQSPSPTRAEPSSLSNESESKTKDSCLVLGSTLSSCDSTSKSDTVKNTLLEVKKEKASGPNVDSPPTLQPFLTISREANPDTSSGPSGNVDNQVKPASAEKLASQEVLGRTIVNVKKEVVAKQGKSQCKLELPADSGHVELSLGPKKPHVSSLVDPNTEGSCLMRGTVNPSLLSLSLNKGKDISQDGSCKNGLNNNDSDDTAHTNRSNWDLNTPMDSWEGSGDDVPVQDASHIDLLCKTSSSLDREPSISSASVVGANVDKGKQVVGASEREFNFPISSIQSSIPYKSADVLPLSLGSTLRGFDSSILQSLAKVDPSRVSPNSSLLKNLALNSNMNSPTRKTVKSEPVEEALVQANAGTACRPAGTLDANIVKPEVVRQNLQPTEVSTKGPQKLLEQKPVKCEPLQEVSQEISMTSDVIAHQSVGRVLQLQESSSSSSSTLPMPLTPQKGCPSRLSTCSDLSVMSGDLSTQSEYSVHTEEANRSKNALDQANADIAAKNANFDHKESNVSSDKVEASVLEGINVEDTRELHHLVASGVGSAIDEEKISISAGTEEECYGSDYESDGNHAFAGHVDAESVGCGREDEEYEEGEVREPMMQSIAEDPIAEGMDSEKNSISAHSAGSSGVEESHCFNYDEKDNSLPVNTESNDDFVKGRDEKADKIDHKDGNLRSPLLDKEETPGADEQRPIGAIQQGPVDQSGIADLHEGCEKDVLCDEAPAGSSGSGRNVGEANNENIGGFDMAPTVDSSLQNAETSINANSNKDLSNVGSKSRIINLPRASNVTSPSNVRTITGRSLPSRSGRERYSDIEEEKFHLRKNRDETYADGPKFVRHRNEDRSFGSSRGNFMRGRGRGSGRFDSSRSDWDSGRDFESYGGGTDYRFRRKRTAAVGESEIERNDYDRLDGAAFVSNRRRKPLNDSFSSFRHPPARRLSPNGREDAAMMGIQMLRRAPRNISPSRCTGEDGSDGPDGHFIRGNTKFTTMQRRGFPRMRSKSPARSRTRPPGPWSSPRRRPTEGFNGLPDSSQHRSPAMYREDRMRSSPRTSFTDDMVPRRRDSPSYTARRLNDMRDVDAGQEHGHPRSLSIRRSPPDRVFTTRNNRRLEMLDRRERADGDDYFDGPIHTGRFPELRSGGSTDERRKYGERRGGPARSFRPSYNSENDSFRFNQDGGPRPFRFYPETDEEFVERNNTREREFDANIKDRALPRRMRNVEEQEGNFRQSGQVWHEEGFDVSRLKRRRF from the exons ATGCCAGTTTCAGGGAACGAAGAG CCTGGGGTTCTTTCCCGGCAGCCCAGTAACTCGTCGTCAGGTATCCCTATTAAGAAGAGGTGGTACTCCATGGTCCAGTCTCCTTCACCTACTCGTGCTGAGCCATCTTCTTTGTCTAACGAAAGTGAATCCAAGACCAAAGATTCTTGCTTGGTCCTGGGCTCGACCTTGAGTTCTTGTGATAGTACAAGTAAATCTGATACTGTCAAGAATACACTTCTAGaggtaaaaaaggaaaaagctTCTGGTCCAAATGTTGACTCTCCGCCTACTTTGCAACCATTTTTAACCATATCTCGGGAAGCAAACCCTGATACTAGCTCGGGTCCTTCGGGAAATGTAGACAATCAAGTGAAACCAGCTTCTGCCGAAAAATTAGCTAGCCAGGAAGTTCTAGGTAGGACCATAGTGAATGTCAAGAAGGAAGTTGTTGCCAAACAAGGGAAAAGCCAATGTAAACTTGAACTTCCTGCTGATTCTGGACATGTTGAACTGTCATTAGGCCCAAAGAAACCACATGTTTCTTCACTGGTTGATCCAAATACTGAGGGGAGTTGCCTGATGCGTGGAACTGTAAATCCTTCATTGCTTTCTCTGTCTTTGAATAAAGGGAAGGACATTTCCCAGGACGGAAGTTGCAAGAATGGATTGAATAACAATGATTCTGATGATACTGCACACACTAATAGATCTAACTGGGATCTGAATACTCCCATGGACTCATGGGAGGGTTCTGGGGACGATGTTCCTGTTCAAGATGCTAGTCACATTGATCTGTTATGTAAGACTTCTAGTTCACTGGACAGAGAGCCTTCTATTAGTTCTGCTTCTGTTGTTGGTGCTAATGTTGATAAAGGGAAACAAGTTGTTGGAGCTAGTGAGCGGGAATTTAATTTTCCTATCTCATCAATACAGTCTAGCATACCATACAAGTCTGCAGATGTGCTTCCTCTTAGTCTTGGTAGTACTTTACGTGGGTTTGACTCCTCAATACTGCAGTCATTGGCTAAAGTAGACCCTAGCAGGGTTAGTCCGAACTCGAGTTTGCTGAAAAATCTGGCATTGAATAGTAACATGAATTCCCCCACTCGTAAAACAGTTAAGTCAGAACCTGTTGAGGAAGCCTTGGTACAAGCCAATGCTGGAACTGCATGTCGTCCAGCTGGAACATTGGATGCTAATATAGTAAAACCTGAAGTTGTGAGGCAGAATCTGCAACCTACTGAGGTGTCGACCAAGGGTCCTCAGAAATTACTTGAGCAAAAACCAGTGAAATGTGAACCACTCCAGGAGGTTAGTCAGGAAATATCCATGACGTCGGATGTGATTGCACACCAATCAGTTGGAAGGGTTTTGCAGCTTCAAGAGAgttcttcttcatcttcgtctACACTGCCAATGCCTTTGACCCCTCAAAAGGGATGCCCTTCTAGATTGTCTACCTGTTCTGATTTGTCTGTGATGAGTGGGGACTTGTCTACTCAATCTGAGTACTCTGTTCATACTGAAGAAGCTAATAGAAGTAAAAATGCTCTAGACCAGGCAAATGCTGATATTGCtgctaaaaatgcaaactttGACCACAAAGAATCAAATGTGTCCAGTGATAAAGTGGAGGCATCTGTGTTGGAGGGCATCAATGTTGAAGATACACGAGAGCTGCATCATTTGGTTGCAAGTGGTGTGGGATCGGCAATTGATGAGGAAAAGATAAGTATATCAGCTGGTACAGAAGAGGAATGTTATGGTTCTGATTATGAATCTGATGGTAATCATGCTTTTGCGGGACATGTTGATGCTGAGAGTGTGGGGTGTGGCAGAGAGGATGAGGAATATGAAGAAGGTGAGGTCCGAGAGCCAATGATGCAGTCAATTGCAGAAGACCCAATTGCTGAGGGGATGGATTCGGAAAAAAATAGCATAAGTGCTCATTCTGCTGGCTCTTCTGGGGTTGAGGAATCTCACTGCTTCAATTATGATGAAAAAGATAACAGTTTGCCAGTTAACACTGAGAGTAATGATGACTTTGTGAAAGGCCGTGATGAGAAAGCCGACAAAATTGATCATAAAGACGGTAATTTGCGGAGTCCTTTATTGGATAAAGAGGAAACACCAGGAGCTGATGAGCAGAGGCCTATTGGTGCTATTCAACAAGGACCAGTTGATCAATCAGGAATAGCAGATCTGCACGAGGGATGTGAAAAGGATGTCTTATGTGATGAAGCGCCTGCTGGAAGCAGTGGGTCTGGCAGAAATGTTGGCGAGGCTAATAACGAGAATATTGGAGGATTTGATATGGCACCGACAGTCGATTCATCTTTGCAGAACGCTGAAACATCTATTAATGCCAACTCTAATAAAGATTTGTCAAATGTTGGAAGCAAGAGCCGGATTATCAATTTACCTCGTGCATCTAATGTGACATCTCCTAGTAATGTCAGAACTATTACAGGTAGGTCACTGCCTTCAAGAAGCGGAAGAGAAAGGTATTCTGATATAGAGGAGGAGAAATTCCATCTACGAAAGAATAG AGATGAAACCTATGCTGATGGTCCTAAATTTGTCCGGCATAGGAATGAGGACCGGTCATTTGGCAGCTCACGGGGGAATTTCATGCGTGGAAGAGGGAGGGGTTCGGGCCGGTTTGATAGTTCACGTAGTGATTGGGATTCTGGGCGTGATTTTGAAAGCTATGGAGGTGGCACTGATTATCGTTTTAGACGTAAACGTACTGCTGCTGTTGGGGAATCTGAAATTGAACGTAATGACTATGATAGACTCGATGGTGCTGCTTTTGTTAGTAATAGGAGGAGGAAGCCATTAAATGATTCCTTCTCTTCATTTCGGCATCCACCTGCACGGCGGCTGTCCCCCAATGGAAGAGAAGATGCTGCCATGATGGGTATTCAAATGCTTCGTAGAGCTCCTAGGAATATCAGCCCAAGTAGATGCACTGGTGAAGATGGCTCTGATGGACCAGATGGTCATTTCATTCGGGGTAATACAAAGTTTACCACGATGCAGAGAAGAGGTTTCCCTCGAATGCGGTCTAAATCTCCTGCTAGATCCCGTACACGTCCCCCTGGTCCTTGGTCATCTCCTCGGAGGAGACCGACCGAAGGGTTCAATGGTCTTCCAGATTCATCTCAGCACAGGTCTCCAGCTATGTACAGGGAAGATAGAATGAGGTCTTCCCCACGAACTTCTTTTACCGATGATATGGTTCCTCGAAGGCGTGACTCTCCATCGTATACTGCTCGGCGTCTGAATGATATGAGGGATGTGGACGCTGGACAGGAGCATGGGCATCCAAGGTCTCTTTCTATCAGAAGAAGTCCACCTGATCGGGTATTTACTACTAGAAACAATAGGAGACTTGAGATGTTAGATCGCCGGGAGAGGGCTGATGGTGATGACTACTTTGATGGGCCGATACACACTGGCAGGTTTCCTGAGCTTCGTAGTGGTGGAAGTACTGATGAGAGAAGGAAGTATGGCGAGAGGCGAGGAGGACCTGCTCGTTCTTTTCGTCCTTCTTATAACAGCGAAAATGACTCTTTCCGTTTTAACCAGGATGGTGGCCCTAGGCCTTTTAGGTTCTATCCAGAAACTGATGAAGAATTtgttgaaagaaataacactagGGAAAGAGAATTTGATGCAAATATCAAGGATCGAGCTTTACCTAGACGAATGAGAAATGTCGAGGAGCAAGAAGGTAATTTTAGACAGAGTGGGCAAGTTTGGCATGAAGAGGGATTTGATGTCTCTAGattaaaaagaagaagattttga